Part of the Bacillota bacterium genome, CCGAATGGGCGGTCAACATCCTTTCTGATGTGCTGAGCTACCTTGCCACCATTACGCCACCCCCTCCAAAGCAGATGGTGGTCCCGCTGGCATCTGCCCCTCCGATTATCGACGGTAAGCTGGACGATGCGGCGTGGCAGAACGCGGCACAGGTGGAACTCCAATGGCGATTCAACCCTGCCAACGCCCCTGCGCTTATCGCGCTTACGCCCACTGTACGCACCACTGCTCGATTGCTGTGGGATAAACAGTTTCTCTATGTGGGGTTCGAGTGTGAAGACCCGGACATATGGTCCGTGTACACGCAGCGGGATGCTTACGTTTGGGAAGGTGAGGCGGTGGAGGCGTATCTGGACCCGTCGGGCAAGGGGCAGAACTACAAAGAGATAGACCTGAACCCGCTGGGTGCATTGATCGACCTGAACACCCCCGAGGCAAAAGACGGCAATCCGGGCGACGTGGAGCAAAACGCCCGGTGGAATGCAAGGGGGCTACGCTGGGCAACATCCATCAATGGTACAGTGAACGACCGCAACGACCGCGATACCGGATGGACAGCGGAACTGGCAATACCGCTGACGGAGGTGCTTACTGAAGACGAACAGGTATACGTGGGAGACGCATGGCGTGCGCAGTTCTACCGCATCGAACGCCCGAAAGACAGCACCGACGCCACCGCGGAGTTTCAGGCGTGGTCCCCGACGGATACCTTTCACCGCCCGGAACGTTTCGGGGTCATCCTGTTCGGCGGTTCCCCCAAAAGGGTGGACTTCTCCCTTTATCGCCCCGGCAGCGATGGCTCACCCACTTTTTCGGTAAGCTCCGGTATATGGAAGACACGGGACGGGGTGTACGAGGGCAGGAACTGTATCGAGGATGGCTGGCTACCACGCGGAGCGCGCACAGGTGATAGTACGTGGAAAGACTACACGGTGAAGATACGCTATCGCCTCATCTCGCGAGGTTCTGACTGGCGCGACGGCTTCTGGGTGGGATTTCGCCACGGCGAACAGGCATGTTATGCTTTGCTATTGACCGGTCGAGACGCCCAGCTGCACAGGGTGCCCATCGGCAGAACATACGATGGCGACCGCCAAAATCTGATTGCAGCCCCCTTCACACCCGATTTGGAATGGCACGACCTGCTCATTCGGGTACGCGGGAGTAATATCGAGATACGGCAGGACGGCAAGCCGCTCATCCAGTACGTGGATGAAAACCCTCTGGCTGCGGGGGGAGTCGTGCTCTGTGCGCGGAAATGGTCGGGAAGTACGGGAGATACGGTGGTAGAGATTTCGCAGTTCGAGGTGGAATAAGCGCGCACCGCCTCCGTGTTCGCGGAGGCGGTGCTATACATTGTGCTCTTTATCAGCCTCTGTCATCGAGCTAACGCCACATCCCCTCTGCGTCCACCAGGCGCGAACCCTTCGGCGCGAACGCTGGCGGCGCGGCGCCATTCATACGATACATGTATTCCGGACCGTAGAAACTCCACACCGCCGGAGGAACCGGTTGAGGTGGCGCAGGGCGCAGGATGTTCTCCTTTGCCACGACCACCAAGTAAAGTCCGATATATGCAAAGATGGCAAACCTCGCTATCCGTCTTACGAAATCAGGATTGTGACGGCGTGCCCACTCGATAATCGCGATGGGCAGCAGGAACATCGTACACTTCGCCAGAATGAAGGGCAAGACGCCTTTCTGCAGGTAGAAATCCATCAGGGGATTGCCTTCCCTGGCTCCGTGATAGTGCACAAATATTAACGTCGAGACCAGATCCGCCACGCAAATGGCAGCGATGATCCAGCTCTCACGCGATATGTACCTCTTCAAGGTCGTTCCTCCCTTGCGCAAAATGCGGTAATGCCTTAGCGGTTCATCAGGATTATTCCCGAAAACTACCGGATAATTCACATAGCAAAAGTGGGACTCGCTTGCGGCATCTTGACGCAGGGAAGGAAGCATCTTTCATGAGTATTATACCACTTCCCTGCCCTTGCCACCACCCTGTCCGACTATCATTTTCGGATAACAAATACCGTATCTACAGGGAAGAAGCGGGTTCCTGAACGAATTGTATCGAGCGCGGAATAGTGGTACAATAAGGTAACTCTCCTTCAGGGAGAGGGGTCGTAAACCGATGACAGAAACCGTCGCAAGAGTGCAAACGGGAAACTGTGTGCTTTCGGCTTGGCTGTCGAAGAGTGGGGAGGTACAGCAAAATTCGCTCTCCCGCTCGCAGCCGCAGAGGAGTTGTGACAATCTCGCTGACCTCATTCCGCCATGAAGAATCTCATCCGATTTCTACAAGAGCTGCGTCCTTACCGGCGCACCATGATTCTGGCAGCGGTGCTGACCTTCCTCAGCGCGGGGCTGGGATTGCCCATGCCCCTTATCATCCAGTACATCACCGACCACCTGATTAAGCGGGAACCCTTCCCGCTGTGGGGTGTTTTCTTTGCCATCGTGGGTATTTCCGCCGCATCCGGACTGGTCGGCTACGCGCTTGCCGTCACGATTACCTATCTTGGGCAGCGATTTATGTATGATATTCGCCGAAAGTTATACGGCCATATGCAGTCGCTGTCCATCGGCTTTTTCGAGAAACACCAGACGGGCAAGCTGATGTCCAACGTCATCAACGATGTTGCCACGATTAACCAGCTGCTCACGGGCGGCTTCATTACGATGATTTCGGATGTGGTAACACTCGTCGCCGTACTGGGTATTGCCTTCTACAAGAGCTGGCTTCTGACGCTGATTGCCCTGTCGGTGTTCCCCATCTATATCCTGAACTACCTCGCCTTCGTCAACAAATTGAAAGAGGGCAGCCGCCAGATCCGTCACGAGCGTGATGTCATGCTCGGTGACCTGCAGGAGAAGCTGGCTGGGGTGGCGGTGGTCAAGTCCTACGCAAAGGAACGCTACGAGGTGCGGCAGTTTCTCGGACAAACGCGCGAGCTGCTCGTGCTGAATGTGCGGCAGGGGGTCATCGGCACGCTGCTGTGGGTGATTGCGGAGGTCATCGGCGCGCTGGGCACGGCGTTGATGCTGTGGTATGGCGGACGGCTGGTGATTTCGGGGCAGATGTCCCCCGGCTCACTCATCGCCTTCATCTCTTACATTGGCGGCTACATGTATGGTCCCATCCTGCGCCTGATTCAGATGAACGATATGATCGCCCGCACCAACGCCGCGCTGGAGCGCATTTTCTACACGCTGGACACCAAACCCGCCATCGTGGACAAACCCGATGCTATCGAGATGCCCCCCATCACCGGGAAGGTGGAGTTCGACAACGTGTGGTTTGAATACGAGCCGGGGCAGCCCGTGCTGAAGGGTATTCAACTCACCGTAGAGCCCGGTGAGATGGTGGCACTGGTCGGGCAGTCAGGTTCGGGCAAGACCACGATGGTAAACCTGCTGCAGCGCAACTATGACGTGACCGCTGGCGCCATCCGCATCGACGGCATCGACATCCGCGAGGTGCAGCTGAAGAGCCTGCGACGCCAAATCGGCGTGGTCATTCAGGAGACCATCCTGTTTAACACCACCATCATGGAGAACATCCGCTACGGACGGCTCGACGCCACCGACGAGGAGGTCTATGAAGCCGCCCGCGCCGCCAACATCCATCACGTCATCGAAGCATTGCCCAACGGCTACGAGAC contains:
- a CDS encoding ABC transporter ATP-binding protein/permease, whose amino-acid sequence is MKNLIRFLQELRPYRRTMILAAVLTFLSAGLGLPMPLIIQYITDHLIKREPFPLWGVFFAIVGISAASGLVGYALAVTITYLGQRFMYDIRRKLYGHMQSLSIGFFEKHQTGKLMSNVINDVATINQLLTGGFITMISDVVTLVAVLGIAFYKSWLLTLIALSVFPIYILNYLAFVNKLKEGSRQIRHERDVMLGDLQEKLAGVAVVKSYAKERYEVRQFLGQTRELLVLNVRQGVIGTLLWVIAEVIGALGTALMLWYGGRLVISGQMSPGSLIAFISYIGGYMYGPILRLIQMNDMIARTNAALERIFYTLDTKPAIVDKPDAIEMPPITGKVEFDNVWFEYEPGQPVLKGIQLTVEPGEMVALVGQSGSGKTTMVNLLQRNYDVTAGAIRIDGIDIREVQLKSLRRQIGVVIQETILFNTTIMENIRYGRLDATDEEVYEAARAANIHHVIEALPNGYETRIGEEGVKLSGGEKQRVAIARAILSNPRILILDEATSALDSETEALIQEALERLMQGRTSFVIAHRLSTIVKANKIVVMERGEIKEVGTHEQLLAYGGIYANLYQQQFRVALEAQAV
- a CDS encoding DUF5658 family protein, with translation MKRYISRESWIIAAICVADLVSTLIFVHYHGAREGNPLMDFYLQKGVLPFILAKCTMFLLPIAIIEWARRHNPDFVRRIARFAIFAYIGLYLVVVAKENILRPAPPQPVPPAVWSFYGPEYMYRMNGAAPPAFAPKGSRLVDAEGMWR